A DNA window from Synchiropus splendidus isolate RoL2022-P1 chromosome 2, RoL_Sspl_1.0, whole genome shotgun sequence contains the following coding sequences:
- the LOC128753828 gene encoding choline transporter-like protein 1, with protein MGCCGSTQGKRDWKPLEERSCTDIPWLIIFTLFCIGMVCICGFTLATGAASRLISGYDSYGNTCGHNNSKVEGVELSGRNMVDNKYVFFLDPCNIDLINRRVNSISLCVSKCPATELQTFADLKQFAINNGSALCNYDIAPSRYPGHPDRQKKCPKLPVPPSKAVPLFNRCVPTDLGCFAEFAQAFVSFVSDNNVLRRVVAGLMASKDIIMGLCVLALVLSLIMMVIIRYISKVLVWILTVLVVIGTLAGTGVLWWLYVDHKTALENKTHSVFGKEVASDNVTALLIYAIIATVFTVVLLLVMFFMRKRVALTIALFHVAGKVFIHLPLLAVQPFWTFLCLMLFWVYWIGVLLFLGTAGTPVKNNATNLVEFQMQGPLQYMVWYHAVGLIWISEFILACQQMTIAGAVVTYYFTRNKSQMPATPILSSMARTFRYHLGTVAKGSFIITLVKIPRLILTYIHSQLKGKENACARCMLKSCVCCLWCLEKCLAYLNQNAYTATAINSTSFCTSARDAFIILVENALRVAAINTIGDFVLFLAKVLVVSCTAFAGVLALNYQREYTVWVLPLFIVCLFAFLVAHCFLSVFENVVDVLFLCFAVDSKYNDGSPGREYYMDKSLMEFVENSKKMGRYKQGDGSGREMKSMT; from the exons ATGGGGTGTTGCGGCAGCACCCAG GGAAAACGGGACTGGAAACCACTGGAGGAGCGAAGCTGCACTGACATCCCATGGCTCATCATATTCACCCTCTTTTGCATTGGAATG GTGTGTATTTGTGGCTTCACCCTCGCCACCGGAGCTGCATCGCGACTCATCTCTGGGTATGACAGTTATGGAAACACATGCGGCCACAACAACAGCAAGGTCGAAGGCGTTGAGCTGAGTGGTCGTAACATGGTTGACAACAA GTACGTTTTCTTTCTGGATCCCTGCAACATTGATCTAATTAATCGAAGAGTTAATTCCATTTCCTTGTGCGTGTCTAAATGTCCTGCCACTGAACTGCAGACGTTCGCAGACTTGAAGCAGTTTGCTATCAACAATG GATCTGCTCTATGCAACTATGACATTGCTCCAAGTAGATACCCTGGTCACCCCGACAGACAAAAGAAATGCCCCAAGCTTCCAGTCCCTCCAAG TAAAGCTGTTCCCCTGTTCAACCGCTGTGTCCCCACGGACCTTGGCTGTTTCGCTGAGTTCGCTCAGGCCTTTGTCTCGTTTGTAAGTGACAATAACGTTTTGCGGCGAGTCGTGGCTGGGCTGATGGCGAGCAAGGACATCATCATGGGCCTTTGCGTGCTCGCTCTAG TTCTGTCCTTGATCATGATGGTCATCATTCGTTACATCTCGAAAGTATTGGTCTGGATCCTGACCGTTCTAGTTGTCATCGGCACTTTAG ccGGCACTGGCGTCCTCTGGTGGTTGTATGTGGATCACAAGACGGCCCTGGAAAACAAAACCCATTCAGTATTTGGCAAAGAAGTGGCGTCAGATAACGTTACCGCTCTGCTCATCTATGCCATCATCGCCACAGTTTTCACA gtggTTCTGCTTCTGGTGATGTTCTTCATGAGGAAGCGTGTTGCCCTCACCATCGCCTTGTTCCACGTGGCAGGCAAAGTCTTCATTCACCTTCCGCTGCTGGCTGTGCAGCCGTTTTGGACTTTCCTGTGTCTGATGCTTTTCTGGGTCTACTGGATCGGGGTCCTTCTCTTCCTGGGGACTGCAG GAACCCCGGTGAAGAACAACGCTACAAACCTGGTGGAGTTTCAGATGCAGGGGCCTCTTCAGTACATGGTCTGGTACCACGCTGTTGGACTGATCTGGATCAGCGAGTTCATTCTGGCCTGCCAGCAGATGACCATCGCTGGCGCCGTGGTCACCTACTACTTCACCAG AAATAAGTCCCAGATGCCGGCGACTCCCATCCTGTCTTCTATGGCGCGCACTTTCCGCTACCACCTGGGCACTGTGGCCAAAGGCtccttcatcatcacattaGTCAAGATTCCTCGTCTCATCCTCACCTACATCCACAGTCAGCTGAAGGggaag GAAAACGCCTGCGCCCGCTGCATGCTGAAGTCATGTGTCTGCTGCCTCTGGTGTCTGGAGAAGTGCTTGGCCTATTTAAACCAG AACGCTTACACTGCAACAGCCATCAACAGCACCAGTTTCTGCACGTCGGCCCGCGACGCCTTCATCATCCTGGTGGAGAACGCCCTCCGAGTGGCGGCCATCAACACCATCGGTGACTTTGTCCTGTTTCTGGCAAAG GTGCTGGTTGTGTCTTGCACTGCGTTCGCGGGAGTTCTGGCTCTGAACTATCAACGGGAGTACACCGTCTGGGTCCTGCCGCTTTTCATCGTCTGCCTCTTCGCCTTCCTGGTCGCCCACTGCTTCCTGTCCGTTTTTGAGAATGTGGTGGACGTCCTGTTCCTCTGCTTTGCTGTGGATTCCAAGTACAATGACGGCAGTCCTGGACGGGAGTACTACATGGACAAGTCCTTGATG gaatTTGTCGAGAACAGCAAAAAAATGGGTCGATACAAGCAAGGCGATGGAAGTGGACGTGAGATGAAGTCCATG ACATGA